The DNA region AGGCCCCCTAGACCATCCAGTGCTCTACCCCCGGCGTGAAACATGCGACGCTGCACCTAAATGCATTTCGGGGAGAACCAGCTATCACGGAGTTTGATTGGCCTTTCACCCCTACCCACAGCTCATCCCCCAGGTTTTCAACCCTGGTGGGTTCGGGCCTCCACGACGTCTTACCGTCGCTTCACCCTGGCCATGGGTAGATCACTCCGCTTCGGGTCTAGACCACGCGACTCAAGCGCCCTATTCAGACTCGCTTTCGCTACGGCTACCCCACACGGGTTAACCTCGCCACGCAGCACTAACTCGCAGGCTCATTCTTCAAAAGGCACGCCATCACCCCGAAAGGCTCTGACGGCTTGTAGGCACACGGTTTCAGGTACTCTTTCACTCCCCTCCCGGGGTACTTTTCATCTTTCCCTCACGGTACTAGTCCGCTATCGGTCACCAGGAAGTATTTAGGCTTAGCGGGTGGTCCCGCCAGATTCACAGCAAATTCCACGAGCTCGCTGCTACTTGGGAACACCATCGGGAGACACTGAGTTTTCGCGTACGGGACTCTCACCCACTACGGTCACGCTTTCCAGACATGTTCCGCTAACACAGTGTTTTCTCACTCCCCGACCAGCCGGCAGACTGACCAGATAGGTCCCACGACCCCGCATACGCAACCCCTGCCGGGTATCACACGTACACGGTTTAGCCTCATCCGCTTTCGCTCGCCACTACTCACGGAATCACGGTTGTTTTCTCTTCCTGCGGGTACTGAGATGTTTCACTTCCCCGCGTTCCCTCCACACACCCTATAGATTCAGGTGCGGGTGACACCACATGACTGATGCCGGGTTTCCCCATTCGGACATCCTCGGATCTCAGCTCGGTTGACAGCTCCCCGAGGCTTATCGCAGCCTCCTACGTCCTTCATCGGCTCCTGATGCCTAGACATCCACCGTATGCCCTTAATATCTTGCTACAAAGATGCTCGCATCCACTGTGCAGTTCTCAAACACCAACCAGAGGCACAACCGCATCCCTGAAAACACCAGCCCGACCCTCGCTGAGGTATCGGCGGTCTGCTCCCGCGGCCAGCCCTGAAGAGTGCAACACCCCAACGGGTGTTGTCTCAGGACCCAACAGTGTGCCGACACACATCCACTCCACAACCCCAATCACTGACGTTCCACGCACACCCTTGCGGGTGGCAGTACTTGCCGCATGACCGGCGCCGCGAGTCTCAGCTCGTCCAGTAGTTCCACAGCACATGAGCAACCACCCACCGGGCATTCGCCGGCGGCCTGGCCCTCCCACCGCCCAGCAAGCTGGACGGGGTCAGATGCTCCTTAGAAAGGAGGTGATCCAGCCGCACCTTCCGGTACGGCTACCTTGTTACGACTTCGTCCCAATCGCCAGTCCCACCTTCGACCACTCCCTCCCTTACGGGTTGGGCCATGGGCTTCGGGTGTTACCGACTTTCGTGACGTGACGGGCGGTGTGTACAAGGCCCGGGAACGTATTCACCGCAGCGTTGCTGATCTGCGATTACTAGCGACTCCGACTTCACGGGGTCGAGTTGCAGACCCCGATCCGAACTGAGACCGGCTTTAAGGGATTCGCTCCACCTCACGGTCTCGCAGCCCTCTGTACCGGCCATTGTAGCATGTGTGAAGCCCTAGACATAAGGGGCATGATGACTTGACGTCATCCCCACCTTCCTCCGAGTTGACCCCGGCAGTCTCCTATGAGTCCCCGCCATCACGCGCTGGCAACATAGAACGAGGGTTGCGCTCGTTGCGGGACTTAACCCAACATCTCACGACACGAGCTGACGACAGCCATGCACCACCTGTGAACCAGCCACAAGGGGGCCTACATCTCTGCAGGTTTCCAGTCCATGTCAAGCCTAGGTAAGGTTCTTCGCGTTGCATCGAATTAATCCACATGCTCCGCCGCTTGTGCGGGCCCCCGTCAATTCCTTTGAGTTTTAGCCTTGCGGCCGTACTCCCCAGGCGGGGTGCTTAATGCGTTAGCTACGGCACGGAGAACGTGGAATGTTCCCCACACCTAGCACCCACCGTTTACGGCGTGGACTACCAGGGTATCTAATCCTGTTCGCTCCCCACGCTTTCGCTCCTCAGCGTCAGTATCGGCCCAGAGACCCGCCTTCGCCACCGGTGTTCCTCCTGATATCTGCGCATTTCACCGCTACACCAGGAATTCCAGTCTCCCCTACCGAACTCAAGTCTGCCCGTATCGATCGCAGGCCCAGGGTTAAGCCCCAGGTTTTCACGACCGACGCAACAAACCGCCTACGAGCTCTTTACGCCCAATAATTCCGGACAACGCTCGCACCCTACGTATTACCGCGGCTGCTGGCACGTAGTTAGCCGGTGCTTCTTCTGCAGGTACCGTCACTTGCGCTTCGTCCCTGCTGAAAGAGGTTTACAACCCGAAGGCCGTCATCCCTCACGCGGCGTCGCTGCATCAGGCTTTCGCCCATTGTGCAATATTCCCCACTGCTGCCTCCCGTAGGAGTCTGGGCCGTGTCTCAGTCCCAGTGTGGCCGGTCGCCCTCTCAGGCCGGCTACCCGTCGTCGCCTTGGTAGGCCACTACCCCACCAACAAGCTGATAGGCCGCGGGTTCATCCTGCACCGCCGGAACTTTCCACCACAACACATGCGTGAAGTGGTCATATCCGGTATTAGACCCAGTTTCCCGGGCTTATCCCAGAGTGCAGGGCAGATTACCCACGTGTTACTCACCCGTTCGCCGCTCATCCACCCCGAAGGGCTTCAGCGCTCGACTTGCATGTGTTAAGCACGCCGCCAGCGTTCGTCCTGAGCCAGGATCAAACTCTCCAATAATGTTTCAGAGTGTTCTCTGCCTGACAAAAAGACACCAAAACTGGCATCAATTCATCTCAAAGGAACCCACAAAGGGGTTCAATCATTTAAGCTCTACTGGCTTAAATCGGCACACTGTTGAGTTCTCAAACAACACACGCACATCCGCGTCAGCCACACACAGCAGCTTCAGCAAGAGGCTTTAAGACTTTGGTTTCGCCAGGCCCCGTTCCGGTTTTCCCGGCCCGTTCCGCTCTGACTTGGATAAAGTTACACGTGCGCAAACCTGGGGTCAAATCGCACCCCCAGGCGCCCGCGCCGGACGGAAACCGCAGGTCACCGCCCCTGTGTCGGGTCTACAGACAACGTAACCCACGTGATCTCCGGTGTGAATGTGACCGCGATCACACGAACTTTCGTGAAGATCGAGTATCCAGCGCTCTGACCTGCGCAAACAGCTGTGGCCGCCGATCCACCAGGGGATCGACGGCCACAGGGGCACCACTCGGACGGGCTCAGGGCTGGACTTCGACCCCAGCGGTGTTGCGCTTGCCGCGGCGCAGGACCAGCCACTTCCCGTGCAGCAGGTCCTCCTTCGACGGCGTCCACGCCTCGTCGGTGACCTTGCCGTTGTTCACGTACGCGCCACCTTCACCCACCGTGCGCCGCGCCGCTCCCCTGCTCTCCGCGAGCCCGGACGCCACCAGCAGGTCGACGATGGTCGGCTCGTCCGCCAGCCGTGCTGTCCCTGTCGGCGCCTCGGACATCGCCGCGTCCAGCGTGGACAGGTCCAGTTCGCCCAGTTCTCCGCGTCCGAACAGCGCCTGGCTGGCCGCCACGACCTGCCGTGTCTCGTGCGCGCCGTGCACCAGCGTCGTGAACTCCTCGGCCAGGCGCTTCTGCGCCGCCCGCAGGTGCGGGCGCTCGGTCGTGTCCCGCTCCAGCGCCTCGATCTCGTCCTTGTCGAGGAAGGTGAACAGCCGCAGGTAGCGCACGACGTCGGCGTCGCCCACGTTCACGAAGTACTGGTACCAGGCGTACGGCGAGGTCATCTCCGGGTCGAGCCAGACGTTGCCGCCGCCGGTGGACTTGCCGAATTTGCGCCCCTCGGCGTCGGTGACCAGCGGCGCGGTCAGCGCGTGCACGGAAGCCCCGTCGACCCGGCGGACCAGGTCGACCCCGCCGATGATGTTGCCCCACTGGTCGGACCCGCCAACCTGCAGCTTGCAGCCGTGCGCCCGGTGCAGGCGCAGGTAGTCGTGCGACTGCAGGAGCAGGTAGCTGAACTCCGTGTAGGACATACCGTCGGTCTCGAGCCTGCGCTTGACCGTCTCCCGCGCCAGCATCACGTTGATCGAGAAGTGCTTGCCGACGTCGCGCAGGAAGTCCAGCACCGACATCCCGCCGGTCCAGTCCAGGTTGTTCGCCAGGATCGCGCCCGTGCCCGGCCCGTTGGCGTCGTCGAAGTCGACGAAGCGCTCCAACTGGCCGCGGATGCGGCCTGCCCACTCGGCCACCACGTCGGTGGTGTTCAGGGTGCGCTCACCGCTGTCGCGCGGGTCGCCGATCATGCCCGTCGCCCCGCCCGCCAGCACGATCGGCTGGTGGCCCGCCTTCTGGAAGCGCCGCAGCATCAGCAGCGGGACGAGGTTTCCGGCGTGCAGGCTGGGCGCGGTCGGGTCGAATCCGCAATAGAGGGTGAGCGGACCCGCGTCGAGATCCCGGCGCAGGGCGTCGAGGTCGGTGGACTGCGCGATCAGGCCGCGCCAGGACAGCTCGTCGAGAATGTGCTCACTCACGGCAGTCATCTTCTCGCACGGCCCCTACCTGGGCGCGAGCGGATTGCCGTCATCGCCTGTTCGCCCGCCTGCCATCGCCCGATCAACCAAGTCCTATGCACAAGCGGCCATACGGGTAGAGGATGCC from Alloactinosynnema sp. L-07 includes:
- the tyrS gene encoding tyrosine--tRNA ligase, with protein sequence MSEHILDELSWRGLIAQSTDLDALRRDLDAGPLTLYCGFDPTAPSLHAGNLVPLLMLRRFQKAGHQPIVLAGGATGMIGDPRDSGERTLNTTDVVAEWAGRIRGQLERFVDFDDANGPGTGAILANNLDWTGGMSVLDFLRDVGKHFSINVMLARETVKRRLETDGMSYTEFSYLLLQSHDYLRLHRAHGCKLQVGGSDQWGNIIGGVDLVRRVDGASVHALTAPLVTDAEGRKFGKSTGGGNVWLDPEMTSPYAWYQYFVNVGDADVVRYLRLFTFLDKDEIEALERDTTERPHLRAAQKRLAEEFTTLVHGAHETRQVVAASQALFGRGELGELDLSTLDAAMSEAPTGTARLADEPTIVDLLVASGLAESRGAARRTVGEGGAYVNNGKVTDEAWTPSKEDLLHGKWLVLRRGKRNTAGVEVQP